From Phyllopteryx taeniolatus isolate TA_2022b chromosome 18, UOR_Ptae_1.2, whole genome shotgun sequence, the proteins below share one genomic window:
- the fam110c gene encoding protein FAM110C, which translates to MRTELLRGIGPAAMETPSDTSKILEKGPEYLRKQMELESEVKGPMSAVERLAASKTKYVKSQQAVNSAQEPPISLPSDCSTSNVSSDRSSMRLRGSRQSSSPVRVRRCGSKKRPDSILLYRQKCELLRAPGSDRKHHITRKLLRSSAKKTTALPEAAEKDSEPEGGEEELGTPEESAREYCSRARTPTLDRRQNGASKILDIGHSANLLKVPVRRGRGVGRSRSDISSRYSKNFADFDAFFKYCGLDGEVIESLGKENFSARSDETAVGLRSVSVSTSDGGFSRNSDDSDGLQEDVLREKIRQGSSVIERNARIIKWLYSCKNAKESGKKLRDLD; encoded by the coding sequence ATGAGGACTGAGCTGCTCCGAGGTATCGGTCCAGCCGCTATGGAGACCCCCAGCGATACCTCCAAAATCCTGGAGAAGGGTCCGGAGTACCTTCGAAAGCAAATGGAACTGGAGAGTGAGGTAAAGGGGCCCATGAGCGCTGTGGAGAGACTGGCCGCCAGCAAAACCAAGTACGTGAAAAGCCAACAGGCGGTCAACTCCGCTCAGGAGCCGCCGATCAGCCTGCCTTCCGACTGCAGCACCTCGAACGTTTCGTCCGACCGGAGCTCGATGCGTCTCCGAGGGTCTCGGCAGAGCAGCTCCCCGGTGCGGGTACGGCGCTGCGGCTCCAAAAAGCGACCCGACTCCATCCTGCTTTACAGGCAGAAATGTGAACTACTGAGAGCGCCCGGGAGTGACCGCAAGCATCATATAACGCGGAAATTGCTCCGGAGCTCTGCGAAAAAAACAACGGCCTTACCTGAGGCGGCAGAAAAGGACTCTGAGCCCGAGGGCGGGGAGGAAGAACTCGGCACACCTGAGGAATCCGCGAGGGAATACTGCTCAAGGGCGAGGACACCAACGCTTGACAGAAGGCAGAATGGAGCTAGCAAAATCCTCGATATTGGTCATTCCGCTAATCTGCTGAAAGTTCCCGTCAGGAGGGGCAGAGGGGTGGGTCGATCCCGCTCGGACATCAGCTCCAGGTACTCCAAGAACTTTGCCGACTTTGACGCCTTCTTCAAGTACTGCGGCCTGGACGGGGAGGTCATCGAGTCTCTGGGCAAGGAGAACTTCTCGGCGCGCTCGGACGAGACGGCCGTCGGGCTGCGCAGCGTCAGCGTGTCCACGTCGGACGGCGGCTTCTCCCGCAACAGCGACGACAGCGACGGCCTGCAGGAGGATGTCCTGCGCGAGAAGATCCGCCAGGGTTCGTCGGTCATCGAGCGGAATGCGAGGATTATCAAATGGCTGTACAGCTGCAAGAATGCCAAGGAGAGTGGGAAAAAGTTGAGAGACCTGGACTGA